The following proteins are encoded in a genomic region of Necator americanus strain Aroian chromosome II, whole genome shotgun sequence:
- a CDS encoding hypothetical protein (NECATOR_CHRII.G4705.T2), translating into MKLLLCMALIFGIPTVIFFITNLIFSMQWLKNKDECGGSSLFMTYFSFAGTVYFGVDAAFSIIGSLILYFTKKFRMLSRYVLITIVVSFVFVIIEGIALAISILLSLDTSCLNEKPVQTFFVASWILVMVAIFLFGSILLCAVFSKRNLGVLESVGSAESRHDDAWQ; encoded by the exons ATGAAGCTCCTCTTATGCATGGCTTTGATCTTTGGCATTCCGACGGTGATATTCTTTATCACAAACCTAATATTCAGCATGCAATGGCTGAAGAACAAGGACGAATGTGGAGGAAGCAGTTTATTCATGACCTATTTTTCAT TTGCTGGAACTGTATATTTCGGTGTTGATGCTGCATTTTCGATTATCGGTAGcctaattctttattttacaaaGAAGTTCCGAATGCTAAGCAGATATGTTTTAAT CACGATAGTTGTCTCATTCGTTTTTGTTATCATCGAAGGAATAGCACTAGCCATAAGCATCCTTCTTTCCTTAGATACTTCTTGTCTCAATGAAAAACCTGTTCAg ACATTTTTCGTTGCATCGTGGATCCTTGTGATGGTTgcgatatttttatttggttcGATTCTTTTGTGTGCGGTTTTCAGCAAGAGAAATTTAGGAGTATTGGAAAGTGTTGGTTCAGCAGAATCAAGGCATGACGATGCCTGGCAGTAA
- a CDS encoding hypothetical protein (NECATOR_CHRII.G4705.T1) has protein sequence MICQPGKRTTPLLIAEFFALNSTLFTIAYLIYCIDWMNSVDACGKGGVYIAYITAAGAAFNGAFMISALMGILMHRCDNRDDMLKSVLVGSTTVALMASFFCLSCTFLVLILFDFECMDDGNTKDDITYIWIIGLLSFITNTVFVFSTFVLTEPSSRPASNSVTPDTRGGGIFFYVKPPPPYSES, from the exons ATGATTTGTCAACCgggaaaaagaacaacacCGCTTCTTATTGCTGAGTTTTTTGCCTTGAACTCTACGTTATTCACGATTGCATATTTAATATATTGCATCGATTGGATGAACAGTGTAGATGCTTGCGGAAAAGGAGGAGTGTATATCGCATATATTACAG cAGCTGGAGCAGCTTTTAATGGTGCATTTATGATCAGTGCACTAATGGGGATTTTAATGCACCGTTGTGATAACAGAGATGATATGCTGAAGAGTGTCTTAGTCGG AAGCACCACGGTAGCACTAATGgcatcatttttttgtttatcgtGCACATTCCTTGTGCTCATATTGTTCGATTTCGAATGTATGGACGATGGGAACACTAAG GACGACATCACATACATATGGATAATTGGTCTTCTGTCATTTATTACAAACACCGTGTTTGTGTTTTCCACGTTTGTTCTTACTGAACCGTCGTCGCGACCAGCGTCAAATTCCGTCACTCCTGATACCCGAGGAGGAGGGATATTTTTCTATGTTAAACCTCCTCCGCCGTATAGTGAGAGTTAA
- a CDS encoding hypothetical protein (NECATOR_CHRII.G4706.T4), producing the protein MGHTLSCGQASDLPLYIAATSTVVNGILFPFFTVIFCIITKTKRYNRAFTVIFLLCSCACLLYAIMTSSAMFINLYFKFNPSCFLGETKVDVIYMSMIAIYNVISSLVLLLISIFSLDSTQHSEDRGEGVFADVTNPNHGKESGIVAL; encoded by the exons ATGGGACATACGCTGAGCTGTGGACAAGCTAGCGATTTGCCTTTATACATAGCAG CCACCTCAACGGTTGTTAATggtattttatttccattcttcaCAGTCATTTTTTGCATCATAACTAAAACAAAACGCTACAACCGAGCTTTTACAGTTATTTTCCttct ATGTTCGTGCGCTTGCCTCCTTTATGCAATAATGACATCTTCCGCGATGTTCATAAACCTGTACTTCAAGTTCAATCCGTCATGTTTCCTCGGGGAGACAAAA GTAGATGTGATCTACATGAGCATGATTGCCATATACAACGTAATCAGTTCCTTAGTTCTTCTGCTGATTTCGATCTTTTCGCTTGATTCGACTCAACATTCAGAAGACAGGGGTGAAGGTGTGTTTGCAGATGTAACAAATCCTAACCACGGTAAAGAATCAGGAATAGTAGCCTTATAG
- a CDS encoding hypothetical protein (NECATOR_CHRII.G4705.T3) produces the protein MNSVDACGKGGVYIAYITAAGAAFNGAFMISALMGILMHRCDNRDDMLKSVLVGSTTVALMASFFCLSCTFLVLILFDFECMDDGNTKDDITYIWIIGLLSFITNTVFVFSTFVLTEPSSRPASNSVTPDTRGGGIFFYVKPPPPYRKDERSHAAFRNPLYPELYAYVVDTAPRKIRDTLPLNNPRRIVTSYHVMKLLLCMALIFGIPTVIFFITNLIFSMQWLKNKDECGGSSLFMTYFSFAGTVYFGVDAAFSIIGSLILYFTKKFRMLSRYVLITIVVSFVFVIIEGIALAISILLSLDTSCLNEKPVQTFFVASWILVMEYWKVLVQQNQGMTMPGSKQFWSSFRIC, from the exons ATGAACAGTGTAGATGCTTGCGGAAAAGGAGGAGTGTATATCGCATATATTACAG cAGCTGGAGCAGCTTTTAATGGTGCATTTATGATCAGTGCACTAATGGGGATTTTAATGCACCGTTGTGATAACAGAGATGATATGCTGAAGAGTGTCTTAGTCGG AAGCACCACGGTAGCACTAATGgcatcatttttttgtttatcgtGCACATTCCTTGTGCTCATATTGTTCGATTTCGAATGTATGGACGATGGGAACACTAAG GACGACATCACATACATATGGATAATTGGTCTTCTGTCATTTATTACAAACACCGTGTTTGTGTTTTCCACGTTTGTTCTTACTGAACCGTCGTCGCGACCAGCGTCAAATTCCGTCACTCCTGATACCCGAGGAGGAGGGATATTTTTCTATGTTAAACCTCCTCCGCCGTATA GGAaggatgagcggagccacgctgcGTTCCGTAATCCACTGTATCCCGAACTGTACGCTTACGTCGTGGATACTGCACCACGTAaaattcgtgatacgctgcctttaaacaatcCTCGCAGAATAGTAACG AGTTATCACGTCATGAAGCTCCTCTTATGCATGGCTTTGATCTTTGGCATTCCGACGGTGATATTCTTTATCACAAACCTAATATTCAGCATGCAATGGCTGAAGAACAAGGACGAATGTGGAGGAAGCAGTTTATTCATGACCTATTTTTCAT TTGCTGGAACTGTATATTTCGGTGTTGATGCTGCATTTTCGATTATCGGTAGcctaattctttattttacaaaGAAGTTCCGAATGCTAAGCAGATATGTTTTAAT CACGATAGTTGTCTCATTCGTTTTTGTTATCATCGAAGGAATAGCACTAGCCATAAGCATCCTTCTTTCCTTAGATACTTCTTGTCTCAATGAAAAACCTGTTCAg ACATTTTTCGTTGCATCGTGGATCCTTGTGATG GAGTATTGGAAAGTGTTGGTTCAGCAGAATCAAGGCATGACGATGCCTGGCAGTAAGCAATTTTGGAGCAGCTTCAGAATTTGTTAA
- a CDS encoding hypothetical protein (NECATOR_CHRII.G4706.T3): MGHTLSCGQASDLPLYIAATSTVVNGILFPFFTVIFCIITKTKRYNRAFTVIFLLCSCACLLYAIMTSSAMFINLYFKFNPSCFLGETKQR, translated from the exons ATGGGACATACGCTGAGCTGTGGACAAGCTAGCGATTTGCCTTTATACATAGCAG CCACCTCAACGGTTGTTAATggtattttatttccattcttcaCAGTCATTTTTTGCATCATAACTAAAACAAAACGCTACAACCGAGCTTTTACAGTTATTTTCCttct ATGTTCGTGCGCTTGCCTCCTTTATGCAATAATGACATCTTCCGCGATGTTCATAAACCTGTACTTCAAGTTCAATCCGTCATGTTTCCTCGGGGAGACAAAA CAACGTTAA
- a CDS encoding hypothetical protein (NECATOR_CHRII.G4706.T2): MGHTLSCGQASDLPLYIAATSTVVNGILFPFFTVIFCIITKTKRYNRAFTVIFLLCSCACLLYAIMTSSAMFINLYFKFNPSCFLGETKLASTLIKLMAKQNQKASLSKG, from the exons ATGGGACATACGCTGAGCTGTGGACAAGCTAGCGATTTGCCTTTATACATAGCAG CCACCTCAACGGTTGTTAATggtattttatttccattcttcaCAGTCATTTTTTGCATCATAACTAAAACAAAACGCTACAACCGAGCTTTTACAGTTATTTTCCttct ATGTTCGTGCGCTTGCCTCCTTTATGCAATAATGACATCTTCCGCGATGTTCATAAACCTGTACTTCAAGTTCAATCCGTCATGTTTCCTCGGGGAGACAAAA CTGGCATCCACTCTGATCAAGCTCATGGCCAAGCAAAACCAGAAAGCATCACTGAGCAAGGgatga
- a CDS encoding hypothetical protein (NECATOR_CHRII.G4704.T1) encodes MEKKNESDIVGYRRLTFAGVTVAAVATMTSIIVVPLLFSHAQAIQSQLDVELRFCVMSTHNLFDEMIKVEHITGHQSRVKRHGGYGGRGYVTAPMVYPRPQVPTYVRPQVPVISPQPVIKQQRFCIHGPPGPPGPPGIDGSPGNDGQPGANGIPGPDAAGGGPTVADFCFDCPPGPPGRPGRPGLMGPPGAPGMPGGDGMAVAGPPGPPGPPGPPGEDGLPGAPGQPGAPGVMVSGEKVFGPPGPPGPPGPPGAPGLPGQPGISTPGLPGPPGDMGAPGAPGRPGPPGLPGAMGGGGKGGNCDHCPPPRLAPGY; translated from the exons atggagaaaaagaatgagagcGATATTGTTGGATATCGTCGATTAACATTTGCCGGTGTTACGGTGGCAGCAGTGGCAACAATGACATCAATAATCGTCGTACCTCTACTATTTTCACATGCACAAGCTATACAATCACAACTGGATGTGGAATTACGCTTCTGTGTTATGAGTACACATAATCTTTTCGATGAAATGATCAAG GTCGAACATATAACCGGTCATCAAAGTCGCGTGAAACGTCATGGAGGATATGGGGGACGTGGATACGTTACTGCTCCG ATGGTGTACCCACGTCCACAAGTGCCCACCTACGTGAGG cCACAAGTGCCAGTTATAAGTCCACAACCTGTCATAAAACAGCAACGG TTCTGCATCCATGGACCACCAGGCCCACCAGGACCTCCTGGTATTGACGGATCACCAGGCAATGATGGTCAACCAGGAGCGAACGGTATACCAGGCCCAGATGCTGCCGGTGGAGGCCCAACTGTAGCTGATTTTTGCTTCGACTGTCCACCAGGTCCACCCGGTAGACCAGGTCGACCAGGGCTGATG GGACCACCCGGTGCCCCTGGAATGCCTGGTGGTGATGGCATGGCAGTAGCTGGACCTCCAGGTCCACCGGGGCCACCTGGACCTCCTGGAGAAGATGGTTTACCTGGTGCTCCTGGTCAACCCGGAGCGCCAGGTGTGATGGTGTCTGGCGAAAAGGTGTTTGGACCACCCGGACCACCCGGACCACCTGGACCACCTGGGGCACCTGGACTACCTGGACAGCCAGGAATTTCTACTCCAGGCTTGCCGGGACCGCCTGGGGACATGGGTGCTCCTGGCGCTCCAGGGCGTCCAGGGCCTCCTGGATTACCTGGTGCCATGGGTGGTGGTGGTAAGGGCGGAAATTGCGATCACTGTCCTCCACCAAGACTTGCACCTGGCTATTAA
- a CDS encoding hypothetical protein (NECATOR_CHRII.G4706.T1) has product MSFVNRMYSLRNISLAFMVNSFLLSCFYSLYVLNWMGHTLSCGQASDLPLYIAATSTVVNGILFPFFTVIFCIITKTKRYNRAFTVIFLLCSCACLLYAIMTSSAMFINLYFKFNPSCFLGETKVDVIYMSMIAIYNVISSLVLLLISIFSLDSTQHSEDRGEGVFADVTNPNHGKESGIVAL; this is encoded by the exons ATGAGTTTTGTGAACAGAATGTATTCTCTCCGTAATATTTCTCTTGCGTTTATGGtgaattcatttcttctttcctgtttttatTCACTCTATGTGTTGAATTGGATGGGACATACGCTGAGCTGTGGACAAGCTAGCGATTTGCCTTTATACATAGCAG CCACCTCAACGGTTGTTAATggtattttatttccattcttcaCAGTCATTTTTTGCATCATAACTAAAACAAAACGCTACAACCGAGCTTTTACAGTTATTTTCCttct ATGTTCGTGCGCTTGCCTCCTTTATGCAATAATGACATCTTCCGCGATGTTCATAAACCTGTACTTCAAGTTCAATCCGTCATGTTTCCTCGGGGAGACAAAA GTAGATGTGATCTACATGAGCATGATTGCCATATACAACGTAATCAGTTCCTTAGTTCTTCTGCTGATTTCGATCTTTTCGCTTGATTCGACTCAACATTCAGAAGACAGGGGTGAAGGTGTGTTTGCAGATGTAACAAATCCTAACCACGGTAAAGAATCAGGAATAGTAGCCTTATAG